Part of the Chitinivibrionales bacterium genome, CTGGTTGCAATGGCTACTTTGAAATTATCGCTATCCAATGCGGCACTCATAAGCTCCACCACCCCGGGAAACGGGGGAAGTGGCTTTTCTTTGAGCATGGCGAGGAAATTTTCCTGACGGACTTGTGTGGATCGGGCAACCTGTTCATCAGTCAAATCCAGCCCATGAACCCGTCCCGCGGCTTTCATATACTCTTCGGCCCCGCGGCCCAGACCGGCTTCGAAATCCTCCCGTTTTACATCATGAATGCCGAACAGGTCGGCAAACACTCTAATTGATGCTGCGGCATTGACCGCTTCGGTGTCGGCAATGACACCATCGACATCGAAAATGAGACCGTACATACCGTCTCCTTAGAGTTTTCTGTTGCACATACAACCATGATAAAATAAATACCTACTTAAAGAAAAATCGTCAAAAATCGCTGATTGTTTTTTTATGTGGTTCGGTATCATCGTTTATGGATCGAATTCGATAAGGGGCATTGTCTGCGGTCCGCCCCGAAGAACCGCATATATCTGCTTCAAGGAACGATTAATTTATACTGACTCACCTTGCCGGTCCTGTCGGTGAAACGAATCACTGCAGTTCTCCCGGAAACCATCGACAGGTCAACTGCAGTACATATATTCCCGCACCGGATATTCTTCCACAGCACACCCCGACAATCGAAAAGAGAAAGCTCTCCCTCAACCGGGGTATCGAAATACATTCTTCCGTTCCGCATAGACACATGCACCTGCTGTAATTGTTTTCCGAATAAGTGAGCATTCGCAACCGGCGTCGACTCACCATAATACAACACGACTCTTTTATACCTTGTCAAAGAAATCGATCCATTATCGGTAATCTCGCAGTATACATGGATTGTATCCCCATCGCCGAAACTGTCCGGTGCGGTAATGATTACAACAGAAGCCGTAGTATCTGATATCGTTGGCGTTCCTCCCGAGCTGATTTCCGGGTAATGGATCCATCGATACGACAGGTCATCGCCATCCGGGTCGGTCGACGCCGATGCATCGAGCTCAACCACTCCCCCGCCGGTAACGGGAAGGAAAAGCGGTTCTAAACCGGTTTCATCGTTGACAGCCGGCACCGGGTGATGATTTCCCGAATCATAAGAGGAATGATCACACCACTTTGCCCGTGCTTTGAAATCATTTTCGATAGCGGCCTCGAACCGTCGCATGGTATTGTCGCGATTTGTCGTGCCGTCCCATGCATCCCGCTGATCGCACCACCACATGTCATAATCACTGTTCCATCCATACCGTCCGGCCCAACTTCCCCAGAATGGTTTGCCCGGAACATTGATCCCATTGGCGAACAGGTGCAGAAATGTCGGCGTATCGCCTTCTTTGTCGGTGGTATAGTAGTTATCGCAGAGTGTATTTCCGGCATTGCTGTGAAGCCAGCTTTCTATGCCCACAATATCGTTAAACCGGTGATACCACCTGCCGCCATCCATGTCGGGCCAGAATGTATCCATATAGAATGCGCAGTTACTTCGATGCGTATTCCCGATATGGTTCTGTTTGTAAACCTCGACATAGTATAATCCGGCCATGGCATCGTTGTACGATAACTCGGGTTCATCGCCGTTCTGTATGGCATCGAGCGCTTTTTTCAGACTGCTGACACTGCCGTCATTGGCACCCCAGTTAGTGTACCACAGCGGACTGGAATCGCTTTGTTTCAGCACGTTGACAATAAGGTCTTTGCCCGCCGAACCGTTGTTATCGTGTCCGGAAACAGTGAGCGCTTTCAGGTCGTTTACCGAGGGATACGACGGGTCATGCACGCGAAGGTTGGCCAGCACATCACCATAGGCGCCGATATAGTCATGCGCCATTTCCATTGTCATTGTCGCACCCGAGGGGTTATCGGCAGCCCCATCGGACTGAAATTGACTGTTGGAGCGGCTGAGAATGATTCCTTCAAGGTCGATCTCGTTTGTATACAGAAGAAACCGTACCAGCGATGCCTGATCGTCGGCATCACCACCGAGGTCGGTCTCGACAAGGATACGAGGTCGGTCGCTCAATGCAGTGAAATGCAGCCCGATTATCAGAATAAGCATAAGAATCGATGATATTTTTCCGGACATTGCGGTACCCCCCGGTATTTTTCATGAATGATTTTCGGTTATAAATCGCCTATTAACAATATATATAGCAGCTATCCCAGGCGGCTAACAATTATCGATGATTTGTTGCATGGCTTGAATCGATACCACACTGGTATCCGTAAATAAACGGCGGTGCGGCTGAGTATCATGGAATAATTAAATCAATAGCATATGCAAAGGGGATCTCCATCCCCTTTAGATCCTTCGTGGAAAATGCTTATTATATTCATGCCGGCAATGCCGGCATGCGTAGGCTGCTTGGTGGGTGATAAGCGCTTCTTGCCTGTATACTGAATGCATGTTTACACCATTATCGTACACCATTATCGTGCTCTATGCCGATCCTTGCGAAAGGCTGATAATTTCCAAAAAACGCTCAAAACTGTCAAATATCTTTACCTGTATTAAAATTTTGGTCTAAAATTTCCATATCAATCAAAAACATTTGGATATCTGCTTTTAGTAGCGAGCAGAAGGCACCATCTATTTCGCAAAGCCCGGTGCATTGGACAACTCCGGACTATCCGCCGGCGCGGGTTTAGCCCCCAACCCATTCCTGTTTTCCTGAAGGGGATATAGCATAAATAGCCCGTATCGCGTACCGAATGCTGTAGCCCGACTGTAAGGAGGGCTTTTTCTGGGGAAAAGGTCGCCCTTGGAGGAAGTCTTGCAATAGATAGCCCCTTTTCTTAAGAGAAAAACCATTTCCCGGCACTGTTCTTCTTCACTATCAACAAGGAATTGAATGCGGATGGAGCAGTCGCTTCAATGCCTGGGAAATGAACGGAAACAAACATGACGACCTCCAAAGAAGGAGGGAAACGAGAAGAACAGATTATGATGGCTGGATACAGGATTCACGTTGGGTTCTACCCTCACCCAACCGTCATGGAGCGTTTCGCTTATGACCTGAAAGACTATAAAAAAGAAAAGGCTCCGTTCAATTCCCGGTTGAATCACCATTGCCGAAGGACCTTATCATACGGATGGTCAAGTATAGAATGAAACTCCTTGGAACATAAATCCGGGTCGGGCCCACGCAACTTTCTTACACTCAGATATGCTGTTCTCGATACCGATATCATGCTTGAAAAACTCGAAAAAGCCTGGGTTGCCCTGTAGTTCTTCTTAAAGAGAACTCCCGAAAGGGCAGTAGAAACAAAATCTCCCCGGTCGCGCCAGGAGCGGCCGGGGAGATTAGAAAAATAAATCGAAAATCGAAAAACGGTTACAGATTAATAATTTTCGTTATGCACTCTTCACCGTCAATTGACAGTTTCGCCATGCAACACCCCTTGATATTAGCTATTTCCGGAACAGCAGCGGTAAACCTGCCATCCGACAACACAGTGATTTCTTTCTGAAACAGACATTTCCCGGCAATATCATACAGCGACACTCTAATCGGTGCAGGCCGGTTGAGCCGGCCGGTTATCATGGTTCCGGTTAGGGTGATCGTCATATTATCCATCCCGCGTTGGAAAACAGTCCCGATATTCGTTGCATTGGCATCAACATTGCACAATTTATAGGGATCAATAACATAATATTTTATATTGGCAGCACCGTCCCGTGAAGAGAATGTCAAATGAATATTGCCATCAGGCCCTCTTCGGAATGACGGATCAGACCAGCCTTTAGGATTTGAATTGCTGAGATTGGCGACTCTGTTCCAGGTTGCTCCCCGATCATTTGAAGCCGAGACAAAAATGCAATTTCTATTAACTCCGCAATCAGCAGCAGCAATAATATGCCATCCGTTGAGGCTTGACCCCGGATTGTCCCAATCCAGTGATATGCCGCCGACACCTGAACCGCCAACATCGCTAATATTTGTCCAGCTATTGCTCCAGGTCACCCCGCCGTCATCCGAACGCTTATAACAGGGACTATGTCGCGATCCGCCCCGGGCTACAATCTGTAAATCCATCATATCGGGTGAATGTACCAGAAACGCACCGCCAATCGGGCCTTCTCCCGAACAGCCGGTTCCCAGATGAATAACATCCCAGGCATCACCATTAGTTTCATTGCCGGTATAATTATTCGGAGGAATAACTGCGATATGAGAATCCCATCCACTCGAATTTTCTCGTGAGCCGGCCGCAAGCAAAGCGCCTTTTTCATAAGGATGATTATCGACAACAATCTCAAGGGGATGGTTCTGGTGCGGCCCCACATGATAGCCGTCATAATTTCCGGAATTAAAGTAGCTGTCGGCAGGTAAACGGTGGCGGGTTCCCCAGCTTTCACCATTATTGGTAGACACTTTAATATATCCTGTCCAGTTTGAAGGATCGCCAATGTGATAGTAGCAGAGCAACGGCTTATCCCCCGTTGTTACCTGGTACGGCACTGGATCGAATCCCGGGCCGCCGGTGTTGCCGTCAACTACCAGCATATCAGGATTCCAGTTGCCGCCGGGATCTTTATAATTATACGCAATTCCTGACCCCTCCCCTTCGCCAAGAGAGCTGTTTACATAAGCAATCAGGAGACGGTCAGTTGAAGTGAAAGTTATATTTGACGGATGTGAATACCGATCGGTATCGGGAATATTTGATGATGATACTATGCAACCGCGATCAACAGCAGGGCCACTGTCTCCTGTCGGGATATCATCTCGAATGGCATAAATCGAACAAAAGAATAATAATGTGCATGCCGCCGACGCTTTCGCTGCTAAAATCAAGCGTTTCATGTTTTTCCTCCTTTTTGGTAAATATTGAATAGTGTATGTAATACTGTTTACCTTTACTGGATAATCATTTTGTTATGAACTGAATGCCCATTTTTCGATGCGACCTTTAACAAATAAACGCCCCCGGAAAGCGATTGCTTTGCAGTATTCAGGGATTTGTTAATATTTCTGCCGTCAAGTGAATAGATTTCAATC contains:
- a CDS encoding HAD hydrolase-like protein, whose amino-acid sequence is MYGLIFDVDGVIADTEAVNAAASIRVFADLFGIHDVKREDFEAGLGRGAEEYMKAAGRVHGLDLTDEQVARSTQVRQENFLAMLKEKPLPPFPGVVELMSAALDSDNFKVAIAT
- a CDS encoding DUF1593 domain-containing protein, with the translated sequence MSGKISSILMLILIIGLHFTALSDRPRILVETDLGGDADDQASLVRFLLYTNEIDLEGIILSRSNSQFQSDGAADNPSGATMTMEMAHDYIGAYGDVLANLRVHDPSYPSVNDLKALTVSGHDNNGSAGKDLIVNVLKQSDSSPLWYTNWGANDGSVSSLKKALDAIQNGDEPELSYNDAMAGLYYVEVYKQNHIGNTHRSNCAFYMDTFWPDMDGGRWYHRFNDIVGIESWLHSNAGNTLCDNYYTTDKEGDTPTFLHLFANGINVPGKPFWGSWAGRYGWNSDYDMWWCDQRDAWDGTTNRDNTMRRFEAAIENDFKARAKWCDHSSYDSGNHHPVPAVNDETGLEPLFLPVTGGGVVELDASASTDPDGDDLSYRWIHYPEISSGGTPTISDTTASVVIITAPDSFGDGDTIHVYCEITDNGSISLTRYKRVVLYYGESTPVANAHLFGKQLQQVHVSMRNGRMYFDTPVEGELSLFDCRGVLWKNIRCGNICTAVDLSMVSGRTAVIRFTDRTGKVSQYKLIVP